Part of the Pseudomonadota bacterium genome, AAATATTCTAAAGGTTGTACCCTGACCTTTTTTACTGTCTATCAACACCGTTCCCTCATAATTATGAATAACCGTATAAACTATGGATAAGCCGATGCCGGTTCCCTTGCTGTCAGACCATTCCTTGGTACTGAAAAACGGGTCAAAAACCCGGTCAATAAGATTTTTTGGAATGCCCGGGCCATTATCGCTTATATTTATTTCCACATAACGACCAGCTGTTTTCAAATTCAGGCGGTCAGCAGCCAGTTTACCTAAGTTTTTCTGCATACTGACAATGTTTATACGACCATCCGGATGGGAACCAATGGCATCCCTGGCATTAATCATAATATTCATCAGCACCTGCATGATCTGGGCTTTTTCTACCTGGACAATACTCCCTTCAGCATCATTCTCAAAAGATATGCTCACATTTTTGGGCAGTGAGTGGGAAGCCAGTTCAACCGATTCCTGAATAATCTGGGATATGGAACTATTAACCGCAACGCCCTTATCTTTCCGGGAAAATTCGAGAATCCGTTTCACCAGTTCCGCCCCCCGGTTGGAAATATCCTTGAGCTTGGCAACATATTTGCGGCTTTTACCATTGTCTTTGGCCGTTGAAAGCTCCAGCAGCTGGATATTCCCGTAAATCCCGGCCAGCAGATTATTAAAATCATGGGCAAACCCGGCAGCCAGCAAACCAACGGTTTCCATCTTCTGGGACTGAACCAGCGCCCGGGTTTTATTTTTGACTTCCTCTTCAAGCTGCTGGGAATAGATTTCCAGCTGCTGTTTCATCTGTTGCTCCTCGGTAATGTCATGCTGACTGCAGGCATATCCAACGATTTTCTGATGCTGGATAATAGGCCAGATGCTCTGGTTCAACTCCATTACCTGCCGGTCCCGATGCTTCATTTTAACAATACCGCGCCATCTCTCCCCACTGTCAATCGCTTCCTGAACCACTTGCTGAATATCCTCCGGGCTCAGATCCTCCTGAATTTCACTTATTTTTTTACCCACCAATTTATCAGGATCATAACCGACAAGCTCTCCATAAGCCTGGTTGGCATAGATACATAAACCATCAAGATCAGCGATGTAAATCCCATCGCCGCTGTTCTCCGCAGCCCGCTGAAAAACCGTTAATCCCTGCCAGTAAATATTGGTCTGGCGAAACAACCAGAAGGTTACCAATCCAATCACCGTAACCAAACCTAATATTCCCCAGAAAAGCGGGAAAAAAACCTGATTAACCGCGGCATACGGCCCCGGCAAGGGGGACCCCACCATCACCGTCCAGGTAGTCCCCCCCAAATTAACCGGGCTGAAAAAACCTTCGAAACGCTTACCGTCCCCGGCATCATCCAAAGTATAGCGACAATGGAATGGCTGATGTTTTTTCAATTTTTCAACCACCATGGGAAGGACTTCAGCCTCAACCAGTGAGCATTGCTTCTGACGTTGTTCTTTTGATAACCGGGGGGAGAATGCCGGCAGAAGGTGAGCATAACGAAGCGCATCGATGGTAGAATAGAGCACCAACCCCTGATCACTGATGAGTGCTACCGGCCGTTTCCCCTCAGATTCCATGGCTTGCAAAAAGTTACTTACCATAAACTCCAATTGGTAAGGAATAAGAATGGTCCCATAATGCAGTTTATTGATTATCACTTTTTTGGCAAAGAGAACCGCCGGCAGATGGACAATCCTATCCACCTCGGAGACAAACTGAAACAACTCCATCACGGTTGCCTCTGATTGTCCTTCCCGCACCTGCCACCAGAATTTTTGTTTCAGCTGTGACCACTCATACACTGCACTCACAGGCATACCTACCGACTGTAATAAACCTTTTTTATCACTGAAAAAAATCTTATCTTCGGTAGCCAAAGCCAATTTGCCGATCTCTGGATACATAGTCCGCAGAAGATGAAAGCGATCAGCAATAGCCAGGCGAATAGTATCGTTTCCATGATCATCAAAAGTCAGGATAGAGTCTATGCTGCGACCAACCCGTTCCAGATGCGATTCCACCTTATCCTTGATTCGCTCAGCAACCAAAACATGCTCATACCGCAGATTACCGGCAATATTTTTTACCAGCTTCTGATAAAAAAGGCTGCCGCCGACCAGGCAGAATCCCAGGCAAAGAGAGATAAAGAGGAAGAATTGGAGGTAGAATTTATGTTTCACAGACTTTCAGCCATCCACAGCCATCATTTCTCGGCATCATAAACGATATCAGCACTCAAGAGAATTTCAAGGGGAATTTTGACTCCCAAACGCTCAGCCACTGAAATATTCAGTACCACTGTCCCTTTTGGCGGCCGGTCTATGGGAATCTCTCCGGCGGATACTCCCCCAAGGATCTGTTTGACTTTCAAGCCGGCATGATAGCCCTGAGTTCTGCCACTGACCACCACACCGCACAAAGCAGCCCCCTTTTTCAGGTAATATTCATGGAAAGCAACCGCCGGGATTGCAAGATATTTACTGGTCCAGGCCAGAACATCCATATCAGGAACGTGGTTATCATTATTCTTGAGCGTCTCCAGGTTATAGATAAACGCCGCATGACCCGGCTGGTTTACTCCCAGAATCTGCTCTTTATATTGGGTGAATGTTTTGGCCTGGGGCAAAAAGGCCAGTTCCCAGGGAGTTTTCCAAGCTTCCTGCCGCAAAGATTTGAGCAGAATGGTAGAAGTAGAGGAATCATCCGTAATGATATCAAGCTTTTTTACTTTTAGATTGTTGGCCAGCAGGATAGTCTGGAGCAAAACAGTAGCGTCATGATAATAATGTCTTTCCAGCACCCCGGTTATATTTGCCCCCGGATGCTGACGCCTGCCGGATTCAACCAGGCCATAGGCTTCCGGTTCGCCATTCAGCCCCAGAAAAACCACCGGTATTTTCTGCTTGAAAAAGATTCTGCCGATGGTTTTGGCGGCATTATCGTCGCAGGTGATAATCACATCCGGCTGAAACCCCTCGATTTTCTCCAGACATATTTTTACCTGCTGAGCCAGCCATTCCTGACCCTGATGTTTCTTGCTGTCAAGGCAATAGCTGTCAAAAGTAACATCCATCCCACTCAGGGCTTTTTTTATTCCCTGTTCTTCATCCTGTTGCCAGAAATAATCAGGATGATAACTGTAAACGATAAAAACCCGCTGACCAGCGGCAGCCATGCCGGGCATCAGGATCAGCAAGACAAGACAAAGTATCCGAATATAAGATTTATGTGCGGTCACAGGGACTTTACAGCCTCTAAAGCCTCATAATAATGTGGATGTTCCTTCACTTCCGGACATATTTCCACATACCTGATGACATTTCGTTTATCAATCAGAAAGATAGCCCGGGCCAGGAGCATCATTTCTTTAATCATGACCCCGTAAGCATAGCCAAATGAACGATATTTATAGTCGGAAAGGACCTGCACCCGATTAATATTTTTGGCACCGCAAAAACGGCTCTGGGCAAACGGCAGATCCATACTGATGGTCACCACGACCACATCTTTCGGCAATTGTTCCACTTCCTGATTGAAACGCTGGGTCTGCAACTCGCAGATGGGGGTATCCAGGGAAGGAACAACGCTGATTAATTTATTCTTTCCCCGGAAATTATTCAGAGAAACCGGATTGAAATCACCATCGACGACCTTTAAATCAGGGGCATGATCCCCAACTTTAAGCTCCGGCCCCAACAAGGTCACCGGGTTCCCACCCATGGTCACTAAACCGTTTTTTTCCATCATAGCCATCACCTCCACCAATTCTTCCTGTTTTCAAGCTTGAATGCTACTCCACAAACATAATTTTATGCAGCACTGTCCGGTATGCTTTTTGCGCCACCACGGTGGTTTTGGCCACCTTATGATCAAATACCGCTTTTTTTGACATCTGAAACAGCATAAATATACTGTTTGAACCTTGGCGAAAACCTGTTATCGGCTCTAAGCTCGTCCGGAAATCTTTGGTTTCCAAGTGGAAACATGTTAATATTATCTATCACTTTTCAATCTTTTGTCAAAGTAAAACTGGACAGTAAACCATCGGGACGTCTATGCCGCAATCTTATCTCACTTTAGAAAGAATCAGTAAAACCTACCGGGCCAAGGTACCGGTTACGGCCTTAAAAAATATTTCCCTGGACATTTCTATGGGCTGGCGCCTGGCCATTTTCGGCAAGAGTGGTGCTTTCCCTGATTGACAACCCGACCAGAGGTTGGCTGCTGACCCGGGGAAACATCATCCTGGCCGACAAGCATTACCAGGTTTCCGGCCTGAGCTGGTACGATCACGAATTTGCCACGAATCAGCTGGATAAAAACCAGCAGGGCTGGGACTGGATAAGCCTCCACCTTGATGATGGCAGCCTGTAATCTATCAAATGCGGCAAAGAACTGGAAGATAAAGGAAAGCATGAATGATTGATCTGACATCTCTTGGCAGCGGCCTGGTTTTTGGTCTTACTGCCGGCATATCCCCCGGACCATTGCTGGCCCTGGTCATCAGTGAAACGATCAGGGACGGATTTAAGGCCGGATTGCAGGTAGCCATGGCACCTCTGATCAGCGACCTGCCGATTATTCTGATCAGCATCCTGATTCTGAGCAAACTTTCCCGGTCCACGCCGGTTCTGGGAATCATCACCCTGGCAGGCGCTATTTTCATTGCCTACCTGGCCTATGAATGTTTCCATACAGCGACATTAAATCAACAGCCGGAAGAAAGCAATACCGGTTCCTTAATCAAAGGGATCATCAGCAACCTGCTCAACCCTCATCCCTATATTTTCTGGCTGACCATCGGCGGCCCGATCCTGCTGGCACCCGGGAAAAATCACTGGATCACCGGCGGCTTATTCCTGGTAGCATTTTACTTCTGTCTGGTAGGCGCCAAAATCGGCATTGCGGCGCTGATTGCCGGCTGCCAAGCTGGATTTTCAGCAACCATCTATCGAAGAATAAATTATATCCTGGGAACAATCCTAGTGATTTTTGCCCTGATTTTTTTGTATAATGGACTGCAATATCTCAGAATAATTTAAGTCAATCATGCAATCATGGACAATCATGGGGTCAGGACAATCATGGGGTCAGGTCTTGAAATATCACTTTCCAACTGACACAGAGACGAAAAAATTAAAAAACTTATATTTCAAGACCTGACCCCCCCCTATTGCTATAAGGAGTAAAACCATGAAAATTCTGCTCCACTGCTGCTGCGGACCCTGCACCATCTACCCGTTGGAAACGTTACGGGCTGCCGGCCACCAGGTACATGGATACTATTACAACCATATTCACCCCTACACGGAATGGCAGAAGCGCCGGGAAACCCTGGCTGATTATGCCGAGCAGGCAGACCTGCCGATGATCTACGATGAACAGTACAAGCTGGTGGAATTTCTGCGGCAAAACGTCTATCGGGAAAGCCGGCGCTGTCTTTTCTGTTACCATGACCGACTGGAACATACAGCCAAAATAGCCCGCCGGGGAAAGTTCGATGCCTTCACCTCAACCCTTTTATATAGTAAATTTCAACAACATGAACAGATCAGAAAAATTGGCGAATCGGTGGGAAAAACGGTGGGAGTGCCGTTGTTTTATGAGGATTTCCGTTCCGGCTGGAAAGACGGCATCGAGGCATCCAGAGAGCGAGACATGTACCGCCAGCAGTACTGCGGCTGCATTTACAGCGAGGGGGAACGTTACCTGGGAAAAGGCTGGCTGGCCGATGAATAAAGTAAAAAGTTATTTACGGAAAAGATAAAACAGCAGTGACAACAGAAAGCTGATAATCAGGCAGGTAGTCAGGGGAAAGAAAAAACTGTAATTATCCTTTTTAATCAAGATATCCCCGGGCAAGCGACCTAAAAAGGGGATTTTCCCGGCCAGCAGCAACAAAATACCGACAGCCACCAGACAGATGCCGATCACTATCAGGATTTTACCGGGGTTCTGGAATGAAGACATGCAGAGAACTGGGCCTGATTTTGAAATTTTGAATTTGGAATAACGAAAACAATGCCGGAGCAGACCTGTAAGCCGAATTCTGTTCTCCCCTGAAAGGGGAGCGATGACCATTCATCTAGGGTTGCAGTCACCCACAACCTCAAGCGACCTACCCGCTCTACCCGGCAAAGCCTTCAGACGGGCCGTCTTATATCCGCTAACGGATGAGTAGAACCTATTTGGTCTTGCACCGGGTGGGGTTTACCGAGCCACCGATGTCACCACCGGTGCTGGTGAGCTCTTACCTCGCCTTTTCACCCTTACCCCGTAAAAACCGGGGCGGTATATTTTCTGTGGCACTTTCCTGCCTGTCACCAGGACTTCGCGTTACGAAGCACCCTGCCCTGCGGTGTTCGGACTTTCCTCCCGCATCCTTTCAATGAAGGATGCCGGCGGCCATCCGGTCTACTCCAGCATCCGTATAATGCAATATCTCCAGCACAAATGCAAACCTTTTATTTCCCTTTTGGTTCCTCGTCAATAGCCTGATTAGCCAGCTTATCCGCCCGGGCATTATCAGCCCTGGGCACGTGATGATACGTAACCTTTGCAAAAGCCGCCGCCAGTTTTTTAACTTCCAGCACCAAAGGAATGAGCCGTTTATTTTTAACCCGGTATTGCCCGGTCAGCTGTCTGATCATCAATTGTGAATCAGCCCGCACTTCCACTTCCTGACAACCTGAACGCCGGGCCAGTTTCAGACCGGCAATCAAGGCATCGTATTCCGCCTCGTTGTTAGTCCGTTCCCCGAGAAAAAGTTTGCCCTCATCCAACAGCGTTGAAGTTTCATCCAGTATCAGGAACCCGGCACCGGCCAGACCGGGATTCCCCCGGGAGGCCCCATCAGTATAGAGAATTACCGTTTTGCCAATTCCGGACGCCGGCACAACATCTCGCTCAGCTTCCACCCGCTGATCATAGTTTTTATTATCTTCGGCTTCGCTGATGGACTTTTGCGGCAGAAAAGCCCGCAGCAGCTCAACCAGCCGATCCTCGGTCAAACCGGGAACTACCTCGGTTGCCGCAGAAAAACTACGGGTATCCAGTAAAACCTGCAGGGCCTTTTGGACTTCAGCCAGAGTACAGGGATAATCATTCACTTTCGGTTTCCGGTTCACTGTACATAATCCGCTGGCAGTTGGGACAATTGAGAATTTCATCACCCTTGAGTAAATTAATATAAACCTGGGGCGGTACATTCACATGGCAACCCATACAGGTTCCTTGTTCAACATAAACCACGGCATTGGAAAAACGCCGACGGATACGATCATAGCGGGCCAGCAACCGTTTATCCAGCAGGTCGATAATTTCTTTTCGCTCTTTTTGGCAGGAAGATGACTCTTTACTCAGTTTTTTTATCTGACTTGAGGTTTCAGCTTCCCGGGCGGTAATTGCTTCACGTTTTTCAGTCAACAGTGCCTGCTGATCATTCATCTGTGATTGCAGCGTCTCCACTTCTTCAAGCAATTCCAGCAAACCGGTCTCAAACCTATTAATTTCTTTTTCGCTGGACTCAATTTCTTTCAGGGCGGCAAAATATTCCTTGTTATTTTGTATCTGGGTCAGTTTAATTTTTGATTGCTCAACCTTCCCTTTGAGTTGCTCAATTTCAGCCTGGATATTCCGCCGCTCGCCATTTTTGGCAGCCAATTGATCCTCTAATCCGGCCATTACTCCAGCAAGCTCTTCTTCATCCTTTTTCAATCGGTCAATCTCGATATCAAGTTGCTGTTCCTGCCCCTGCATTTCACTCAGATTGAGGTCTATCACCTGCAACCGCCATAAAAACTGAATCTGATTCTCCAAAATGTTTCCTCCCTGCCGATTTTTTATTACCACCCCTGGAAGGGGTCTGTTTCCTGTTTATATACATACACCTCTACCTGCTCACCACTATGGTGATGGAGATAAAGACAAAACTCATCCTTTAAGGTTTCCAGGATCGGCACTTCGGTGGCAAAGTGACCGGCATCAACCACCGGCAGCCCCGTCGCTTCCACCAGTCTGGCATCATGATATTTAAGATCTCCAGTCAGAAAAAGATCAGCCCCCGCGTCAACTGCGTCCCGGTAGAGAGAAAATCCACTGCCACCACAAACGGCAAGGCGCTTAACCGGTGTTGATTTCTTCCCCTCAACCCGCGCCCCGGCACCAACAACCTGAACCCGGGAGAGGGATAATTTTTCTTTGATCAGATCCACAACCGCGCCTAAGTTTAATCCATCCGGCAGTTCCCCCACCCGACCCAGGCCAAGCGGTCGGCCGCCATTTTCCAATGGATATATATCGAATGCGGGAGTTTCGTAAGGGTGGACATCCACAAGGGCATCGATCACCGAACTTAAGCAAGCTGCTTCAACC contains:
- a CDS encoding C4-type zinc ribbon domain-containing protein yields the protein MENQIQFLWRLQVIDLNLSEMQGQEQQLDIEIDRLKKDEEELAGVMAGLEDQLAAKNGERRNIQAEIEQLKGKVEQSKIKLTQIQNNKEYFAALKEIESSEKEINRFETGLLELLEEVETLQSQMNDQQALLTEKREAITAREAETSSQIKKLSKESSSCQKERKEIIDLLDKRLLARYDRIRRRFSNAVVYVEQGTCMGCHVNVPPQVYINLLKGDEILNCPNCQRIMYSEPETESE
- a CDS encoding response regulator; its protein translation is MKHKFYLQFFLFISLCLGFCLVGGSLFYQKLVKNIAGNLRYEHVLVAERIKDKVESHLERVGRSIDSILTFDDHGNDTIRLAIADRFHLLRTMYPEIGKLALATEDKIFFSDKKGLLQSVGMPVSAVYEWSQLKQKFWWQVREGQSEATVMELFQFVSEVDRIVHLPAVLFAKKVIINKLHYGTILIPYQLEFMVSNFLQAMESEGKRPVALISDQGLVLYSTIDALRYAHLLPAFSPRLSKEQRQKQCSLVEAEVLPMVVEKLKKHQPFHCRYTLDDAGDGKRFEGFFSPVNLGGTTWTVMVGSPLPGPYAAVNQVFFPLFWGILGLVTVIGLVTFWLFRQTNIYWQGLTVFQRAAENSGDGIYIADLDGLCIYANQAYGELVGYDPDKLVGKKISEIQEDLSPEDIQQVVQEAIDSGERWRGIVKMKHRDRQVMELNQSIWPIIQHQKIVGYACSQHDITEEQQMKQQLEIYSQQLEEEVKNKTRALVQSQKMETVGLLAAGFAHDFNNLLAGIYGNIQLLELSTAKDNGKSRKYVAKLKDISNRGAELVKRILEFSRKDKGVAVNSSISQIIQESVELASHSLPKNVSISFENDAEGSIVQVEKAQIMQVLMNIMINARDAIGSHPDGRINIVSMQKNLGKLAADRLNLKTAGRYVEINISDNGPGIPKNLIDRVFDPFFSTKEWSDSKGTGIGLSIVYTVIHNYEGTVLIDSKKGQGTTFRIFLPCAAGATTRVDDDAEPEVTVQLEDKAILVIEDEEDVRDSLRDLLDRHGARVLLAENGRQGQTIIHEQSPDIIILDLNMPMMSGEMLLSEMKEEIADIPVIVMTGLSRDGYMMSVEFPLVKAVLQKPFNHRTLLNALSSALSAGD
- the tpx gene encoding thiol peroxidase; amino-acid sequence: MMEKNGLVTMGGNPVTLLGPELKVGDHAPDLKVVDGDFNPVSLNNFRGKNKLISVVPSLDTPICELQTQRFNQEVEQLPKDVVVVTISMDLPFAQSRFCGAKNINRVQVLSDYKYRSFGYAYGVMIKEMMLLARAIFLIDKRNVIRYVEICPEVKEHPHYYEALEAVKSL
- a CDS encoding ribonuclease HI family protein is translated as MNRKPKVNDYPCTLAEVQKALQVLLDTRSFSAATEVVPGLTEDRLVELLRAFLPQKSISEAEDNKNYDQRVEAERDVVPASGIGKTVILYTDGASRGNPGLAGAGFLILDETSTLLDEGKLFLGERTNNEAEYDALIAGLKLARRSGCQEVEVRADSQLMIRQLTGQYRVKNKRLIPLVLEVKKLAAAFAKVTYHHVPRADNARADKLANQAIDEEPKGK
- a CDS encoding epoxyqueuosine reductase QueH, translated to MKILLHCCCGPCTIYPLETLRAAGHQVHGYYYNHIHPYTEWQKRRETLADYAEQADLPMIYDEQYKLVEFLRQNVYRESRRCLFCYHDRLEHTAKIARRGKFDAFTSTLLYSKFQQHEQIRKIGESVGKTVGVPLFYEDFRSGWKDGIEASRERDMYRQQYCGCIYSEGERYLGKGWLADE
- a CDS encoding DUF2905 domain-containing protein, which encodes MSSFQNPGKILIVIGICLVAVGILLLLAGKIPFLGRLPGDILIKKDNYSFFFPLTTCLIISFLLSLLFYLFRK
- a CDS encoding ABC transporter substrate binding protein; this translates as MAAAGQRVFIVYSYHPDYFWQQDEEQGIKKALSGMDVTFDSYCLDSKKHQGQEWLAQQVKICLEKIEGFQPDVIITCDDNAAKTIGRIFFKQKIPVVFLGLNGEPEAYGLVESGRRQHPGANITGVLERHYYHDATVLLQTILLANNLKVKKLDIITDDSSTSTILLKSLRQEAWKTPWELAFLPQAKTFTQYKEQILGVNQPGHAAFIYNLETLKNNDNHVPDMDVLAWTSKYLAIPAVAFHEYYLKKGAALCGVVVSGRTQGYHAGLKVKQILGGVSAGEIPIDRPPKGTVVLNISVAERLGVKIPLEILLSADIVYDAEK
- a CDS encoding LysE family translocator — its product is MIDLTSLGSGLVFGLTAGISPGPLLALVISETIRDGFKAGLQVAMAPLISDLPIILISILILSKLSRSTPVLGIITLAGAIFIAYLAYECFHTATLNQQPEESNTGSLIKGIISNLLNPHPYIFWLTIGGPILLAPGKNHWITGGLFLVAFYFCLVGAKIGIAALIAGCQAGFSATIYRRINYILGTILVIFALIFLYNGLQYLRII